A genomic window from Magnetofaba australis IT-1 includes:
- a CDS encoding IS1/IS1595 family N-terminal zinc-binding domain-containing protein, with protein MAMIPVTCPSCGSENTVKYGKRPNGTLRFRCDNPECKRRYFQLTYAYKGNEEGMGEKILDMEKWPHYLDRSEASIKLSPPVTLLC; from the coding sequence ATGGCTATGATACCCGTCACCTGCCCCAGTTGTGGCAGCGAAAACACCGTCAAATACGGCAAGCGCCCAAACGGCACGCTAAGGTTTCGGTGCGATAACCCGGAGTGCAAGCGCCGGTACTTCCAACTCACCTATGCTTACAAGGGGAATGAAGAGGGCATGGGTGAGAAGATTCTGGATATGGAGAAGTGGCCCCATTATTTGGACAGATCAGAGGCCTCGATAAAGTTGAGTCCGCCAGTTACGCTGCTTTGTTGA
- a CDS encoding type I polyketide synthase translates to MMQENSNSGARRPFLPLAIVGVSARFPGEGGTAGFWRDIVKGVDAMQEVPASHWLAHDYLDADPKAPDKTYCARGGFLKPMPFDALEFGLPPNALPATDSVQLLALIGARELLKQAGEARFPHIDSQRIGVMLGVTSATELVSSLASRLQKPMWVKGMREAGIPESQVQAACEQIAQCYVPWQEASFPGLLGNVVAGRIANRFDLGGPNFVSDAACASSLSALQGAIHSLQVGDTDLVISGGVDAMNDVFMYVCFSKTPALSATGDCRPFSAQADGTILGEGAGMFALRRLEDAERDGDPIYAVIRGLGASSDGRATSVYAPRSSGQALAIERAFASAAVSPATVGLVEAHGTATRVGDLAEFNGLRQAFEPAAEGKRQYCALGSVKSQIGHTKAAAGAAGLFKAAMALHHRVLPPTIKAAQPNPKMEIEQTPFYLNTRARPWIANPDHPRRASVSSFGFGGSNFHVVLEEYVGAGRRPDKLRALPAELILLSADSSAALKTAVGALRGRCEQEPLAQMARATQEAFNATDPHRLALVAESGAELARLLDEISAYLTSHPDQPLDRPGLHYGVGAPFTDKIAFLFPGQGAQYPNMGADLALHFDMARETFDAAAALPPLRQSGLMDALFPIPAFDAESEQAQVRAITRMAHAQPGIGAVSLAQLALLDAMGVKPDSALGHSFGEVMALHVAGAFSREAALTIASQRAARMEQASEGTDGGMIAALAGREQVEAALTPWPDAVVIANDNAPQQVVLAGPHSALTEVEAQLTQAGVRCKALSVASAFHSPLVADGAVGFLEDLNGIEFAAPQLPVIANETAEPYAGDAQIIREQLARQLAQPVRFRQSVEALYAVGVRLFVEVGPSAVLTGLVGQCLADQPHAAVALDGKPGQGVQAFLRGMAKLASLGVSLDYDLLWREAPPEPAEPAAAHSILISGANVGKPYPPSEGAAGLPAPNPEPAPSIAQNTAPQPSQPTLQPTQPIESSPMARPNAQTPPMPPVTPEQPSSAAPAAPDAQWLSAFERFQRHTVEAQIHFQQTMSASHHAFLQTMERALTALGQDAGGAPLPPLQPLAPMPPMPAPAPMPMAAPAPMAPPSMAAAPSAQSMAPPAMSAPAPVAAAPIAAASVAPPPAPVVQTPVAPPPAPAASPAQDPQTLLYAVVAEKTGYPEEMLQAEMEIEAGLGIDSIKRVEIFSALQERMPQLEEVEPAQIADWRTLGDILNHLASQSAPVAEAASTPVAAAPAAAGPAVDVTQTLYAVVAEKTGYPPEMLQADMELESGLGVDSIKQVEIMVALQERIPQMPELEPAQLAQLGSLGKIVAFLEQVLGQSAAGDVSAPKLRPSA, encoded by the coding sequence ATGATGCAGGAGAACTCCAACAGCGGCGCGCGCCGCCCGTTTCTTCCCTTGGCCATTGTGGGGGTGAGCGCCCGCTTTCCCGGGGAGGGAGGGACCGCCGGCTTCTGGCGCGATATCGTCAAGGGCGTAGACGCCATGCAGGAGGTTCCCGCTTCCCACTGGCTGGCCCATGACTACCTGGACGCCGACCCCAAAGCCCCGGATAAGACCTACTGCGCCCGCGGCGGCTTTCTCAAGCCCATGCCCTTCGATGCGCTGGAGTTTGGTCTGCCGCCCAACGCTCTGCCAGCGACGGATTCCGTGCAGTTGCTGGCGCTCATCGGCGCGCGGGAGCTGCTCAAACAGGCCGGAGAAGCGCGCTTTCCCCATATTGATAGTCAACGCATCGGCGTGATGCTGGGGGTGACCTCGGCCACCGAACTGGTGTCGAGTCTGGCCAGTCGGTTGCAGAAGCCCATGTGGGTGAAGGGGATGCGCGAAGCGGGCATTCCCGAAAGCCAGGTGCAGGCCGCCTGTGAGCAGATCGCCCAGTGCTATGTGCCGTGGCAGGAGGCGTCGTTCCCTGGCCTGCTGGGCAATGTGGTGGCCGGACGCATCGCCAATCGCTTTGATCTGGGCGGGCCTAATTTCGTCTCCGACGCAGCCTGCGCCAGTTCGCTATCAGCGCTGCAGGGCGCTATTCATTCGCTACAGGTGGGCGATACTGATCTGGTGATCAGCGGCGGCGTGGACGCCATGAACGATGTGTTCATGTATGTCTGCTTCAGCAAGACGCCGGCGCTCTCCGCCACGGGCGACTGCCGACCCTTTTCGGCGCAGGCCGACGGCACCATTTTGGGTGAGGGGGCGGGGATGTTCGCCCTGCGCCGCCTGGAGGACGCCGAGCGCGATGGCGACCCCATCTATGCGGTGATCCGCGGTTTGGGGGCCTCCTCCGATGGTCGCGCCACCAGCGTTTATGCGCCGCGCTCCAGCGGTCAGGCGTTGGCTATTGAACGCGCGTTTGCCTCCGCCGCTGTGAGTCCCGCCACTGTGGGATTGGTGGAGGCCCACGGCACCGCCACCCGGGTGGGGGATCTGGCTGAGTTCAACGGCTTGCGGCAGGCGTTTGAACCGGCGGCGGAAGGCAAACGGCAATATTGCGCGCTGGGTTCGGTGAAATCTCAGATTGGCCACACCAAGGCCGCCGCCGGGGCCGCAGGTCTGTTCAAAGCGGCCATGGCGCTGCACCATCGGGTGCTGCCGCCCACCATCAAGGCGGCGCAGCCCAACCCCAAAATGGAGATCGAACAGACGCCGTTCTACCTGAACACCCGGGCGCGTCCGTGGATCGCCAACCCCGACCATCCGCGCCGCGCCTCTGTGAGTTCGTTTGGTTTTGGCGGCAGCAACTTCCATGTGGTGCTGGAGGAGTATGTCGGCGCTGGGCGACGGCCGGACAAACTGCGCGCGCTGCCCGCCGAATTGATTCTCCTCAGCGCGGATTCCAGCGCCGCGCTGAAAACGGCGGTCGGAGCCTTGCGTGGACGTTGTGAACAGGAGCCTTTGGCGCAGATGGCGCGCGCCACTCAAGAGGCGTTCAACGCCACGGACCCTCACCGTCTGGCGCTGGTGGCCGAGAGCGGCGCCGAGCTGGCGCGGTTGCTGGATGAGATCTCCGCCTATCTGACCAGCCACCCCGATCAGCCGCTGGATCGCCCCGGTTTGCACTACGGCGTGGGCGCGCCGTTTACTGACAAAATCGCCTTCCTGTTCCCCGGCCAGGGCGCGCAATACCCCAATATGGGCGCGGATCTGGCCCTGCACTTCGATATGGCGCGAGAAACGTTCGACGCCGCCGCCGCCCTGCCGCCGTTGCGCCAGAGCGGGCTGATGGATGCGCTGTTCCCCATTCCGGCGTTTGACGCCGAGAGCGAGCAAGCGCAGGTCCGCGCCATCACTCGCATGGCCCACGCCCAGCCGGGCATTGGCGCGGTGAGCCTGGCGCAACTGGCGCTGCTGGACGCGATGGGGGTGAAACCGGATTCGGCGCTGGGCCATAGCTTTGGCGAAGTGATGGCGTTGCATGTTGCGGGGGCCTTCTCCCGTGAAGCGGCGCTGACCATAGCCAGCCAGCGCGCCGCGCGCATGGAGCAGGCTTCTGAAGGAACCGACGGCGGCATGATCGCCGCCCTGGCCGGACGCGAGCAGGTGGAGGCCGCGCTCACCCCGTGGCCCGACGCGGTGGTGATCGCCAATGACAACGCCCCGCAGCAGGTGGTGTTGGCTGGTCCCCATTCCGCGCTTACCGAGGTGGAGGCGCAGCTCACGCAGGCGGGAGTCCGCTGCAAGGCGTTGAGCGTAGCCAGCGCGTTCCATTCCCCTCTGGTGGCAGACGGGGCCGTTGGTTTCCTGGAGGATCTGAACGGTATCGAGTTCGCCGCGCCGCAGTTGCCTGTCATCGCCAATGAAACCGCCGAGCCCTATGCCGGGGATGCGCAAATCATCCGCGAACAACTGGCGCGACAGTTGGCGCAGCCGGTGCGTTTCCGGCAGAGCGTGGAGGCGTTGTACGCCGTTGGCGTGCGGCTGTTTGTGGAGGTGGGCCCCAGCGCCGTGCTGACCGGGCTGGTGGGGCAGTGCTTGGCCGATCAACCCCACGCGGCGGTGGCGCTGGATGGCAAGCCGGGTCAGGGCGTGCAGGCGTTTTTGCGCGGAATGGCCAAACTGGCCAGCTTGGGCGTGAGCCTGGACTACGACCTGTTGTGGCGCGAAGCGCCGCCGGAGCCCGCCGAGCCCGCCGCCGCCCACAGCATCCTGATCAGCGGGGCCAATGTGGGCAAACCCTATCCGCCGTCGGAAGGGGCGGCGGGTCTGCCTGCGCCCAATCCCGAACCGGCGCCGTCGATTGCTCAAAACACAGCGCCTCAGCCTTCCCAACCGACGCTTCAACCTACGCAACCAATAGAGTCTTCTCCTATGGCCCGTCCCAACGCGCAAACGCCCCCCATGCCCCCGGTTACGCCGGAACAGCCGAGCAGCGCCGCGCCAGCCGCGCCCGACGCCCAGTGGTTGAGCGCGTTTGAACGGTTCCAGCGCCACACGGTGGAGGCGCAGATCCATTTTCAGCAGACCATGAGCGCCAGCCATCACGCCTTTCTCCAGACCATGGAGCGGGCGTTGACGGCGTTGGGACAGGACGCGGGCGGCGCGCCCCTGCCGCCGCTGCAACCGTTGGCTCCGATGCCGCCCATGCCTGCGCCTGCTCCCATGCCGATGGCGGCTCCCGCACCCATGGCGCCGCCATCCATGGCTGCGGCTCCCAGCGCCCAGAGCATGGCGCCGCCAGCCATGAGCGCGCCCGCGCCCGTTGCTGCGGCGCCAATTGCGGCGGCTTCCGTTGCGCCGCCGCCCGCTCCGGTTGTTCAAACACCGGTCGCGCCGCCGCCCGCGCCAGCCGCCAGCCCGGCGCAGGATCCGCAAACCCTGCTCTATGCGGTGGTGGCGGAGAAGACCGGCTACCCGGAGGAGATGCTGCAGGCGGAGATGGAGATCGAAGCGGGGTTGGGCATCGACTCCATCAAACGGGTGGAGATCTTCTCGGCGCTGCAGGAGCGCATGCCGCAGTTGGAGGAGGTGGAGCCCGCGCAGATCGCCGATTGGCGCACCCTGGGGGATATTCTCAATCACCTGGCCAGCCAGAGCGCGCCTGTGGCTGAAGCCGCCTCCACTCCGGTTGCCGCTGCGCCCGCCGCCGCCGGGCCTGCTGTGGACGTCACCCAAACGCTGTATGCGGTGGTGGCGGAGAAGACCGGCTATCCGCCGGAGATGCTGCAGGCGGATATGGAGCTGGAGTCGGGCTTGGGGGTGGACTCCATCAAGCAGGTGGAGATTATGGTGGCGCTGCAGGAGCGCATCCCGCAGATGCCCGAACTGGAGCCCGCGCAGTTGGCGCAACTGGGCTCGCTGGGCAAGATCGTCGCATTCCTCGAGCAAGTCTTGGGGCAGTCCGCTGCGGGAGACGTCAGCGCCCCAAAGTTGCGCCCCTCCGCATAG
- the istA gene encoding IS21 family transposase, protein MYSVSMYREVRLAVTRGGMSKRKAAETFELDPRTVRKMMENPEPPGYQRSKPVRLPKLGPFTGFIDQILKNDLEKIKKERHTAQRIYERLRDEYGYDGKYGAVKEYVRGKRLHLKEKFVPLSHAPGHAQVDFGQTHGVIGGVERKIHFFCMSLPYSDDSFVMGFPAETTEAFCAGHNAACDHFGGVPQSILYDNTSIAVVKVYRDGRRDLTEEMIRLQSHYLFDSRFGRPARGNDKGKVEGLVGYARRNFMVPAPRFESFDALNAHLRQKCLERRQQTLRGCQRSIGERFSTDQAAFLPLPPIPYDACEKVSAKVTSQALVRYRTNDYSVPVRYGFHDVQVRGYIHEVVIACGAEVIARHPRSYAREDAIYDPLHYLALLEEKPRALDQAAPLQGWELPDEFATLRRLMESRLGKKGKREYIQVLRLLETFSFEQVHFAVQQALKLGAIGFEAVKHLLIRHIEQRPLRLDLSRYPFLPEVHVARTSARDYAALTSGEQP, encoded by the coding sequence ATGTATTCAGTGAGCATGTACAGAGAAGTGCGTTTGGCGGTAACCAGAGGCGGGATGAGCAAGCGCAAGGCGGCGGAGACTTTTGAGCTGGATCCGCGCACGGTGCGCAAAATGATGGAGAACCCTGAGCCGCCAGGCTACCAGCGGAGCAAGCCGGTCAGATTGCCCAAACTGGGGCCGTTCACCGGGTTCATAGATCAGATTCTCAAGAACGATCTGGAGAAGATCAAGAAGGAGCGCCACACCGCGCAGCGGATATATGAACGGCTGCGCGATGAATACGGCTACGACGGGAAATATGGCGCGGTCAAGGAGTATGTGCGCGGCAAGCGTCTGCATCTGAAAGAGAAGTTTGTTCCCCTCAGCCATGCGCCCGGACACGCCCAGGTGGACTTTGGGCAAACGCACGGCGTGATCGGCGGCGTGGAGCGCAAGATCCACTTTTTCTGTATGAGTCTGCCCTACAGCGACGACAGCTTCGTTATGGGCTTCCCCGCGGAAACCACGGAAGCGTTTTGTGCGGGGCATAACGCCGCCTGTGATCACTTCGGCGGCGTTCCCCAAAGCATTCTGTACGACAACACCAGCATCGCCGTGGTCAAAGTTTACCGGGATGGTCGCCGAGATCTGACCGAAGAGATGATCCGGCTGCAATCCCATTACCTGTTCGATAGCCGCTTTGGCCGCCCGGCGCGAGGTAACGACAAAGGCAAGGTCGAGGGGCTGGTCGGCTACGCCCGACGCAACTTCATGGTCCCGGCTCCCCGCTTTGAATCGTTTGATGCGCTCAACGCTCACCTGCGCCAGAAATGCCTGGAGCGTCGTCAACAGACATTGCGAGGCTGTCAGCGGAGTATCGGAGAACGATTTTCCACAGACCAGGCGGCGTTCCTGCCGCTGCCGCCAATTCCCTACGACGCTTGCGAGAAGGTGAGCGCCAAGGTCACATCCCAGGCGCTGGTGCGCTATCGAACCAATGACTATTCGGTTCCGGTGCGTTATGGCTTTCACGATGTGCAGGTGCGGGGCTACATCCACGAAGTGGTGATCGCCTGTGGCGCTGAGGTGATTGCCCGGCATCCACGCTCCTATGCGCGTGAGGACGCCATCTATGACCCCTTGCACTATCTGGCGCTGCTGGAGGAGAAACCCAGGGCGCTGGATCAAGCCGCCCCGTTGCAAGGATGGGAACTGCCAGATGAGTTCGCCACCTTGCGCCGTCTGATGGAGTCCCGCCTGGGTAAAAAGGGCAAGCGGGAATATATTCAGGTTCTGCGCCTATTGGAGACGTTCTCCTTTGAACAGGTCCATTTTGCCGTGCAACAGGCGTTGAAGTTGGGCGCCATTGGCTTTGAGGCGGTCAAACATCTGCTGATCCGGCACATTGAACAACGTCCGCTCCGTTTGGATCTGTCCCGATATCCCTTTTTGCCCGAAGTGCATGTGGCGCGTACATCCGCCAGGGATTACGCCGCGTTGACGTCAGGAGAGCAACCATGA
- a CDS encoding PfaD family polyunsaturated fatty acid/polyketide biosynthesis protein gives MTSEPNSAPVVAALPPLYPEWLGDRIFTAKHGARFPYVVGEMARGLTTVRMVVEAVRAGCLAFYGSAGQSLAVVEQSILQIQSALDDHPHAWGCNLIHSPQEPQMEEQFVDLFLRYNVMRLSASAFMQLTPDVVRFAAKGMQRDASGAVRRARYLFPKISRPEVAKQFMSPPPEAMLRALQQAGQLTAEECDCAAQLPVAESITVEADSGGHTDNRTLTSLFPAVAALRDALAVEHGYAAPIHLGAAGGIGSPGAVAAAFALGAAYVMTGSINQSAVESGLSEAGRAMLAKADVADMAMAPASDMFEMGGQVQVLKRGALFPQRARQLYSLYQRYEGLDAIPAAERESLEKNLFRAPLEEIWGQTRDYFLTRNPQIAKSGEESPKVRMALVFRWYLSMSSRWAIEGIADRQADYQIWCGPVMGTFNRWVSGSVLEPLENRTVSQIAWNLLEGAAVISRAQQLRSMGVQVPDAAFNYRPRILQV, from the coding sequence GTGACTTCCGAGCCCAACAGCGCTCCTGTTGTGGCGGCGCTGCCGCCTCTTTATCCCGAATGGTTGGGCGATCGCATTTTTACGGCCAAGCATGGCGCGCGATTCCCTTATGTGGTGGGCGAGATGGCGCGCGGGTTGACCACAGTGCGTATGGTGGTGGAGGCGGTGCGGGCGGGCTGTCTGGCGTTTTATGGCAGCGCCGGGCAATCGTTGGCGGTCGTCGAACAGTCGATTCTGCAGATCCAGTCTGCGTTGGACGATCACCCCCACGCCTGGGGCTGTAATCTGATCCACTCCCCGCAAGAGCCGCAGATGGAGGAGCAGTTTGTCGATCTGTTCTTACGCTACAATGTGATGCGGCTGTCGGCCTCGGCCTTCATGCAGCTCACGCCCGATGTGGTGCGCTTCGCCGCCAAAGGGATGCAGCGCGATGCTTCCGGCGCGGTGCGGCGGGCGCGCTATCTCTTTCCTAAAATTTCCCGGCCTGAAGTCGCCAAGCAGTTCATGTCGCCGCCGCCCGAAGCGATGTTGCGCGCGTTGCAACAGGCGGGACAGCTGACCGCCGAGGAGTGCGACTGCGCCGCGCAACTGCCGGTGGCCGAGTCTATTACGGTGGAGGCTGACTCCGGCGGACACACCGACAACCGCACCCTGACTAGTCTGTTTCCAGCGGTGGCCGCTTTGCGCGATGCGCTGGCGGTCGAGCATGGCTATGCCGCACCGATTCATCTGGGGGCGGCGGGGGGCATTGGCTCGCCGGGCGCGGTGGCGGCGGCGTTCGCCCTGGGCGCAGCGTATGTGATGACCGGCTCCATCAATCAGAGCGCGGTGGAGTCAGGGCTCTCCGAAGCGGGTCGAGCGATGCTGGCCAAAGCCGATGTGGCGGATATGGCCATGGCTCCGGCATCGGATATGTTTGAGATGGGGGGGCAGGTGCAGGTGCTCAAGCGCGGCGCGCTGTTCCCGCAGCGGGCGCGGCAACTCTATAGCCTCTATCAACGCTACGAGGGGCTCGACGCCATCCCCGCCGCCGAGCGCGAGAGTTTGGAGAAGAACCTGTTTCGCGCTCCGCTGGAGGAGATCTGGGGACAAACCCGGGACTATTTTCTCACCCGCAATCCGCAGATTGCCAAGAGCGGCGAGGAGAGTCCCAAAGTGCGCATGGCGCTGGTTTTTCGGTGGTATCTCTCCATGTCCAGCCGTTGGGCCATCGAGGGGATCGCCGACCGCCAGGCGGACTATCAGATCTGGTGCGGGCCGGTGATGGGGACGTTCAATCGTTGGGTCTCGGGGTCGGTTCTGGAGCCGCTGGAAAATCGTACGGTGAGTCAAATCGCCTGGAATCTGTTGGAGGGCGCGGCGGTGATTAGTCGCGCGCAGCAACTGCGCAGCATGGGCGTGCAGGTTCCCGATGCCGCGTTCAACTACCGTCCGCGCATATTGCAGGTGTAA
- the istB gene encoding IS21-like element helper ATPase IstB, giving the protein MNDSPQILLAHHLKALKLPTFYREYEKIAKQCAAEGVDHSRYLLRLSELELIERERRMVERRIKQARFPTIKSLDSFDFLAMPSLNKVLVMELARCEYIQRRANIIALGNSGTGKTHIALGLGLAACQQGLAVGFTTAASLVHQLMEARDEKQLQRFQSQLSKHKLLIIDELGFVPLSKTGAELLFEVISQRYEQGSVMVTSNLPFEEWTEVFGSERLTGALLDRLTHHVHILEMNGESYRLNQSKRQKRAAETKASCSNSKTDPS; this is encoded by the coding sequence ATGAACGACTCTCCGCAGATCCTCCTGGCGCACCACCTCAAAGCGCTCAAACTGCCCACATTTTATCGAGAATATGAAAAGATCGCCAAACAGTGCGCGGCGGAAGGCGTTGATCATAGCCGATACCTGCTGCGACTGAGCGAACTGGAGTTGATTGAGCGGGAGCGGCGCATGGTGGAGCGACGTATCAAACAAGCCCGGTTTCCCACCATCAAGAGCCTGGACTCCTTTGATTTCCTGGCCATGCCCTCATTGAACAAGGTTCTGGTGATGGAGCTGGCGCGTTGCGAATACATTCAGCGCCGAGCCAATATCATCGCCTTGGGCAACAGCGGAACCGGGAAAACCCATATTGCGTTGGGATTGGGCCTGGCCGCCTGTCAGCAGGGGTTGGCGGTTGGCTTCACCACTGCCGCGTCGCTGGTACACCAGTTGATGGAGGCGCGCGACGAAAAGCAGCTGCAGCGTTTCCAGAGTCAGTTGAGTAAACACAAGCTGTTGATCATCGACGAATTGGGCTTCGTCCCACTCTCCAAAACGGGGGCTGAGCTGCTCTTTGAGGTGATCAGCCAGCGCTATGAGCAGGGTTCAGTGATGGTGACCAGCAACCTGCCGTTCGAGGAGTGGACGGAGGTCTTCGGCTCCGAGCGCCTCACCGGCGCCCTGCTGGATCGGTTGACCCATCATGTCCACATCCTGGAGATGAACGGCGAAAGCTATCGACTGAATCAAAGCAAACGGCAAAAGCGCGCTGCAGAAACAAAAGCTTCCTGCTCAAATAGCAAAACCGACCCTTCCTGA
- a CDS encoding sulfur globule family protein, producing the protein MRSKKSAFLALAAFAAVSATSLVASDANAWGWGPGWGGPGWGNGLGNGWGNGVGNGNASGNFGFNFSGNADSAFSGYNGYNGYNGYGYAPYGYAPYGAPVAPFAAPQAPAPATK; encoded by the coding sequence ATGCGTAGCAAAAAATCCGCTTTCTTGGCTCTGGCTGCTTTCGCCGCCGTTTCCGCCACCTCTTTGGTCGCCAGCGACGCCAACGCCTGGGGCTGGGGCCCGGGTTGGGGTGGTCCGGGCTGGGGCAATGGTCTGGGCAACGGTTGGGGCAATGGCGTGGGCAACGGTAACGCCAGCGGCAACTTTGGCTTCAACTTCAGCGGCAACGCCGACAGCGCCTTCAGTGGCTACAATGGCTATAATGGCTACAATGGCTACGGTTACGCCCCTTACGGTTACGCTCCGTACGGCGCCCCGGTGGCTCCTTTCGCGGCTCCTCAAGCTCCTGCGCCCGCGACCAAATAA
- a CDS encoding Rpn family recombination-promoting nuclease/putative transposase: protein MTDIAQPHDRFLKALLSIPEQAGTLLRERLPKEVTDLLSPEPPELVDGSFIDGEFREHLTDRLFKVKTLSGKAAFIYTLIEHKSYPDEWIAFQLLRYLVRIWEQVKKDRAGKLPPIVPLVVYHGARTWSVSPKFSALIEADESLLPHLLDFSFAVADLGRIQDEELSQDRRLRAALMAMKYAFQKGDGILIIPEIGEGVQGDPEFAKLVLRYLIQTHKGLTMADVQTYAEKAFPGEAEHYASVFAEEMMSKGRQEGRQEGRQEGRQEEAAAMLTRLLKRRFGSLPDWVETKITAASLPEIEDWMDTIFDAESLDAVFK from the coding sequence ATGACGGACATTGCGCAACCCCACGATCGGTTTCTGAAGGCGCTGCTGAGCATTCCGGAGCAAGCGGGAACTCTGCTGCGCGAGCGACTGCCAAAAGAGGTGACGGATCTGCTATCCCCGGAGCCGCCAGAGTTGGTGGATGGCAGTTTCATTGATGGTGAGTTCCGAGAGCATTTAACGGACCGGCTGTTCAAGGTGAAGACGCTGTCGGGGAAAGCGGCGTTCATCTACACGCTCATTGAGCACAAGAGCTACCCTGACGAATGGATTGCGTTTCAACTGTTGCGCTATCTGGTTCGTATCTGGGAGCAGGTGAAGAAAGACAGGGCAGGGAAGCTGCCACCCATTGTTCCGCTGGTCGTCTACCACGGGGCGCGCACGTGGAGTGTTTCGCCGAAGTTCTCGGCGTTGATCGAAGCGGATGAATCGCTGTTGCCGCATCTGCTGGATTTCAGCTTTGCGGTGGCCGACCTGGGCCGGATTCAGGACGAGGAGTTATCGCAGGATAGGCGTTTACGCGCCGCCTTGATGGCGATGAAGTATGCGTTTCAAAAAGGTGACGGCATCCTGATCATTCCCGAGATCGGGGAGGGGGTTCAGGGTGATCCAGAGTTTGCAAAGCTGGTGTTGAGATATCTGATTCAGACGCACAAGGGGCTGACGATGGCTGATGTTCAGACATACGCGGAAAAGGCGTTTCCTGGCGAAGCGGAGCACTACGCTTCGGTGTTCGCCGAGGAGATGATGTCCAAAGGGCGTCAGGAAGGGCGTCAGGAAGGGCGTCAGGAAGGGCGTCAGGAGGAAGCCGCAGCCATGTTGACCCGGCTTTTGAAGCGCCGTTTCGGCTCTCTGCCCGACTGGGTGGAGACAAAGATCACGGCAGCTAGCTTGCCCGAAATCGAGGACTGGATGGACACTATATTTGATGCGGAATCGTTAGATGCTGTTTTTAAATGA